One Plasmodium cynomolgi strain B DNA, chromosome 12, whole genome shotgun sequence genomic region harbors:
- a CDS encoding hypothetical protein (putative) — MNDFSEEYDFMQRIHKVDGHGKNDYALKEAIKKKDDEGHFGREKLEKDFYLKSKYDKYSSTLSGFEKDDKFLYMKRLKNENENDMKKRETSSSRSSINELAKVNEVVYYIHANKKNVYEYITNQTDLENTYYQIEEKPRNLSGNLVKENEEYVYLNDNAYYKFKIKKDEKEDEEGEKGSGGGNQKIKYTLDENKNVIIENMIESDNMLIHLCNTFFSVKDWVKNIFMFLSKIFHFNFLDYTYIKNYSLTNYFDRNVKDYMKYLKKNEDLRLINHDFLARRKYIAPYFVYNCIDCNYNTNDNGIIILSSILPFIHRFDYDYKLRQMRTKEEELDHILNSEKGRKGGDNSGVGYPGVGSRFLDSMRRVRNFFFGNLFEEGYSANSGGGGYGDGGTAMSNNTSEYTEFLKKFENSINEEGELIQDILFSGKAQMIFINFKQIENNFNNVIGNVEIKNERVQVSNLILGYEKKEHIKYTDILISNILKNIKKKYPDMVINDENPRQFIYEENEYSEKYAREGEQTFHHDYSPLSNKDDTATMSDSVDMHRKKEHYMLSDLKEYVYNSPSHLMKEKRNNCEYVTCVCFDNNSNNCNLINNFVLGYNTGKVEYIYGKIVYSNISHCDLLIDYYSKKNRKFSYELSKRIFLNGAITNICFNSQFVNFLWINNNCYSVFTDNGNVYLYEKSLKNDGLNSFSLVKTFCVEQAIYLNSICEYHLYSNCIYLYTGEIEKRRRKKNGSHHLFKKKKKKRNKHMSDYFYKYDCNFVIIDLNSDVCRGMGGGGEGGMSGGGNEDTLVGGVNLLKDNMSDVENNMKQIKILERLIENGNNLDEDDVNLESMLHINIKDFNNYISTIKDGNNHLYSGESGEEANMMGRDNSKGEFSMKKMLINYIKDVKKHLYNLKDENIINILLPRYYSAADDYSHRSFLNIRFFTIEKSDNKHLIALDTETDYVYIYKIRKNVYLDDEALEMLKNNPYSAYSNPLHMFYANYLKRESSLKEEWKIYNDYIYVNTKKMKKYIKYNLLYIIKNHKKMFFPLHVYVINTKFNETEYFLFIKWATIKNTFIYASYSSLNRVTKMKEYFRKDDEKLLKVLENPKNIFLYNINDNSGDLPYLPKGNGFGYPHPLGPRGKFMGKEHLGENVSYGNGAMGVNSHLLHNKGRMHEYRDHMGNPVKGFNHYMGHNEDYLNKTPVKNVGRSFYTSPIDHMNANMPYQFKGGLKYNDNDMYTDYYMNSAVKDPDYANFPNYGDYLNESSKKQNESDKKWSYLKKINIFNKKDDDINDSNYVNTRHAYNHHADAKHMQQRTGGHMFNFDNDEPILGDMKNPNFYSSPERFRYNRLHEPADSSKLMSDDHANMSDYYYTHNANRYHSSAIGGGSYDPYVQKNDMYNYRNMNMDLNSNSATHNPNAHGDMYRGPNDGSHFASDMENNKSASGKPGNLYSNRDGNDMNPMYSDKEYRNRYNNFSSNDSYSGNMRKYM; from the exons ATGAACGACTTCAGCGAGGAATACGATTTTATGCAAAGAATACATAAAGTCGATGGACACGGAAAGAATGACTACGCATTGAAGGAGGCGATTAAGAAGAAAGACGACGAAGGACATTTTGGGAGGGAGAAATTGgaaaaagatttttatttaaaaagtaagTATGACAAGTACAGTAGCACGCTGAGCGGTTTTGAGAAGgatgataaatttttatacatgaagagattaaaaaatgaaaacgagAATGATATGAAGAAGCGAGAGACCAGTTCTAGTCGCAGTAGCATTAACGAGTTAGCCAAGGTTAACGAAGTTGTATATTACATTCacgcaaacaaaaaaaatgtgtatgaaTATATAACTAATCAAACGGATTTAGAGAACACGTATTATCAGATAGAAGAGAAACCACGTAACCTATCAGGCAATTTGgtgaaagaaaatgaagagtaTGTGTACTTAAACGATAATGCGTATTACAAATTTAAGATAAAGAAGGATGAGAAGGAGGATGAGGAAGGGGAGAAAGGAAGTGGGGGAGggaatcaaaaaataaagtatacGTTAGACGAAAATAAGAATGTCATAATTGAAAATATGATTGAATCGGACAATATGTTGATACACTTGtgtaacacttttttttccgttaaAGATTGGGTGAAAAATATCTTTAtgtttttaagtaaaatttttcactttaaCTTTTTGGActacacatatataaagaattacTCATTGACAAATTATTTCGATAGAAATGTGAAGGActatatgaaatatttaaagaaGAATGAAGACTTAAGATTAATCAATCATGATTTTCTTGCgaggagaaaatatattGCTCCGTATTTTGTGTACAATTGCATTGACTGCAATTATAATACGAATGACAACGGGattataattttgtcttCGATTCTTCCATTCATTCATAGATTTGACTATGACTACAAATTGAGACAAATGAGAACGAAAGAGGAGGAGTTAGATCACATACTGAATAGTGAGAAGGGTAGAAAAGGAGGTGACAATTCAGGAGTGGGCTATCCAGGAGTGGGTAGCAGATTCCTAGATTCGATGAGACGGGTTAGGAACTTCTTTTTTGGCAATTTATTTGAAGAGGGTTATTCTGCAAACAGTGGGGGTGGTGGGTACGGAGACGGAGGCACTGCGATGAGCAACAACACGAGTGAGTATAcggagtttttaaaaaagttcgAAAATAGTATAAACGAAGAGGGGGAATTAATTCAAGATATCCTCTTTTCTGGAAAGGCACAAAtgatatttattaattttaagcagatagaaaacaattttaacaacGTTATCGGTAATGTAGAAATAAAGAACGAGAGAGTACAAGTGAGCAATTTAATTCTGggttacgaaaaaaaggagcatataaaatacacagatatattaatttcaaacattttaaaaaatatcaaaaagaAGTATCCTGATATGGTTATTAATGATGAAAATCCGAGGCAGTTCATttatgaagaaaacgaaTATTCTGAGAAGTATGCTCGAGAAGGTGAGCAAACTTTTCATCATGATTACTCCCCTTTGAGCAATAAAGACGATACGGCGACCATGTCCGATAGTGTAGACATGCATAGGAAGAAGGAACACTACATGTTATCCGATTTGAAGGAATATGTGTACAATTCGCCGTCCCATTTGATGAAAGAGAAAAGGAATAACTGCGAGTATGtgacgtgtgtgtgttttgACAACAACTCGAATAACTGTAATTTGATTAATAACTTTGTTTTGGGTTATAATACTGGAAAAGTGGAATACATTTACGGGAAAATTGTTTATAGCAATATTAGTCATTGTGATTTGTTGATAGATTATTATTCGAAAAAGAATAGAAAATTTTCGTACGAACTGAGCAagaggatttttttaaacggcGCA ATTACGaatatttgttttaattcCCAGTTTGTGAATTTTCTGTggataaataataattgttACTCCGTTTTTACCGATAATGGGAATGTATATTTGTACGAGAAGAGTCTAAAGAATGATGGGCTGAACAGTTTTTCTCTAGTGAAAACGTTTTGCGTGGAGCAGGCCATTTATTTGAACTCTATATGTGAGTATCATTTGTATAGTAATTGCATTTATCTGTACACGGGCGAAATagagaaaaggaggaggaagaaaaatggcaGCCATCATTTGttcaagaagaagaagaaaaagaggaataaaCATATGAGTGACtacttttataaatatgactGCAATTTTGTTATCATCGATTTGAATTCAGATGTGTGTAGAGGTATGGGAGGCGGTGGAGAAGGAGGGATGAGCGGAGGAGGAAATGAAGATACCCTGGTTGGCGGAGTGAACCTACTGAAGGACAATATGTCCGatgtagaaaataatatgaagcaaataaaaatactggAAAGACTGAtagaaaatggaaataacTTAGATGAGGATGATGTGAACCTTGAGAGTATGTTGCACATTAACATAAAAGATTTTAACAACTATATTTCTACCATCAAGGATGGGAATAATCATTTATATTCTGGTGAAAGTGGAGAGGAAGCCAACATGATGGGTAGAGACAATTCCAAGGGGGAATTCTCCATGAAgaaaatgttaataaattacataaaagatgtgaagaagcatctgtacaatttgaaggatgaaaatattattaacattTTATTGCCCAGGTACTACAGTGCAGCGGATGATTATAGTCACAGAAGTTTTTTGAACATTCGATTTTTTACCATCGAAAAGTCGGACAATAAACACCTCATAGCTTTGGATACTGAGACGGATTACGTGTACATTTACAAGATAAGGAAGAATGTGTACCTAGACGATGAGGCGTTGGAAATGTTAAAGAATAATCCGTATAGCGCGTATAGTAACCCGCTGCACATGTTTTATGCGAACTATTTGAAGAGAGAGTCGTCCCTAAAGGAGGAGTGGAAAATCTACAAcgattatatttatgtgaatacgaagaagatgaagaagtacATTAAGTACAACTtgctttatataattaagaatcacaaaaaaatgttttttcccctacatGTGTATGTAATAAATACCAAATTTAATGAGacggaatattttttattcattaaatGGGCAACTATCAAGAACACGTTTATATATGCTTCGTACAGTTCTCTTAACAGAGTGACCAAGATGAAGGAATACTTCCGGAAGGACGATGAAAAGCTACTCAAGGTGTTGGAAAATCCAAAGAACATTTTTCTATACAACATTAATGATAATAGCGGCGATTTGCCTTACTTGCCTAAAGGGAATGGCTTTGGCTATCCCCACCCCCTGGGTCCGAGGGGAAAATTCATGGGCAAGGAACACCTGGGGGAGAATGTAAGCTATGGAAATGGGGCGATGGGGGTGAATAGCCATTTGTTGCATAATAAGGGGAGAATGCATGAGTATAGGGATCACATGGGAAACCCTGTCAAGGGATTCAACCACTACATGGGCCATAATGAGGACTATTTGAATAAGACCCCTGTGAAAAATGTAGGCAGAAGTTTTTACACCTCTCCCATTGATCACATGAATGCGAATATGCCCTACCAGTTTAAGGGGGGCCTCAAGTATAACGACAACGACATGTACACGGATTATTATATGAACAGTGCGGTTAAGGACCCCGATTACGCAAACTTCCCCAACTACGGTGACTACCTAAATGAGAGCAGCAAAAAGCAGAACGAGTCCGACAAGAAGTGGTCCTacttgaagaaaataaatatttttaacaaaaaggacGACGATATAAATGACAGCAATTATGTGAACACGAGGCATGCGTACAATCATCATGCGGATGCGAAACATATGCAGCAGCGTACAGGTGGTCATATGTTCAACTTCGATAATGATGAACCCATTTTAGGCGATATGAAGAATCCGAATTTTTATTCCTCGCCTGAACGGTTCAGGTATAACAGATTACATGAGCCAGCGGACAGCTCCAAGTTAATGAGTGACGACCACGCGAACATGAGCGACTATTACTACACGCATAATGCCAATAGATACCACTCCAGCGCCATTGGCGGTGGTAGTTACGATCCAtatgtccaaaaaaatgatatgtaTAATTACCGAAATATGAACATGGATTTAAATAGCAATAGCGCTACGCATAATCCGAACGCTCATGGTGACATGTATCGAGGACCTAACGACGGGAGTCACTTCGCCAGTGACATGGAGAACAACAAGTCGGCGAGCGGCAAACCGGGGAACTTATACAGCAATAGGGATGGCAACGATATGAATCCTATGTATAGTGACAAAGAATACAGAAATAGGTATAATAACTTCAGTTCGAACGATAGCTATTCTGGCAATATGCGGAAGTATATGTGA
- a CDS encoding hypothetical protein (putative): MSSLFRLKSRTCKPAARKKLHIFCDEQSYAENLIRLYIYNQLDGKNTNEKNAYRENINKYVGKVTAHLKINRGNGNIIFSVPTFLDIFFFNYFKFNHKSKLVFLYSVFNIKTQDKAQFCLKQEQNEKKKNFNTLEIRLKYVNKFYQSNDREKRDLTNQQQKVNCPPHAIIPLSNRRTFIQDILNQTQNLKDLSILICIIRKASSFHTFDYSKILDALLRKLYSHISNFSVAVIPNCTRSLRHCAPLTLIDKSKIEQTKTVKIRDLLYSFYQFVYLQRGQKIHFIFLKILAILGKNYAHLGRGGQSAWGEAAKEENANEGTTHHPATIHPPVTTHSPACNLFLSNKDIEQLFFLLSKNAPLNGHFMHPLVMRFYVKLFALGPTVTYFSKLIKQNSEASYAFCPISMFPKSSPSYLNFLKKTDVKNYFHTFYQTLCIKYLLKRRINFCENMGTFDHSACSGITHSPRLSHFVLYRNIVNKIIARSFYLYQAKVNPKGKYNHKWMHTTTNRARQKYEKNYIYDFTKCKFFYLTYIRAIIRGRRSGKPLGKGAPRGPREKEAAQKLSTLAAS; the protein is encoded by the exons ATGAGCAGTCTTTTCCGACTTAAATCACGCACTTGCAAACCAGCAGCTCGGAAAAagttacacattttttgcgaCGAACAGAGCTACGCTGAAAATTTGATTCGTCTGTACATATACAATCAGCTGGacggaaaaaacacaaatgaaaaaaatgcatatagagaaaatataaataaatatgtggGAAAAGTAACagcacatttaaaaattaacagaGGGAATGGTAACATCATATTTTCTGTTCCCACCTTTTTggacattttcttctttaattACTTCAAATTTAATCACAAATCGAAATTAGTGTTTCTGTACAGCGTGTTCAACATTAAGACGCAAGATAAGGCGCAATTCTGTCTGAAGCaggagcaaaatgaaaaaaaaaaaaattttaacacacTT GAAATACGTCTAAAGTAcgtaaacaaattttatcaGTCAAATgatagggaaaaaagagaccTCACCAATCAACAGCAAAAGGTTAATTGTCCCCCCCATGCCATTATCCCTCTAAGTAACAGAAGAACCTTCATACAGGACATACTAAACCAAACACAGAATTTAAAAGATTTGTCAATTCTTATTTGCATTATAAGAAAGGCATCTTCATTCCACACGTTCGATTACTCCAAAATATTAGACGCCCTGTTGAGAAAGCTTTATTCACATATTAGTAATTTCTCCGTGGCAGTGATACCCAACTGTACACGTAGTTTGAGGCACTGCGCGCCCCTAACCCTAATCGATAAGAGTAAAATAGAACAAACCAAAACGGTAAAGATACGGGACCTTCTTTATTCCTTCTACCAATTTGTCTACCTCCAGCGGGGCCAGAAAAtccactttatttttttaaaaattctggCCATCCTTGGCAAAAATTACGCGCACCTTGGGAGGGGCGGCCAAAGCGCctggggggaagcagcgaaGGAAGAGAATGCGAACGAAGGGACTACCCACCACCCTGCGACTATCCACCCCCCCGTGACTACTCACTCCCCTGCTTGCAACCTCTTCCTCTCGAACAAAGACATCGAGCAgctgttcttcctcctcagtAAGAATGCCCCCCTGAACGGCCACTTTATGCACCCCTTAGTTATGCGCTTCTATGTGAAGCTGTTCGCGCTGGGCCCCACAGTCACCTACTTTAGCAAATTAATTAAACAAAACAGTGAAGCAAGTTATGCCTTCTGTCCGATTTCTATGTTCCCAAAGAGCTCTCCATCCTatctcaattttttaaaaaaaactgatgTGAAAAATTACTTCCACACTTTCTATCAAACGCTATGCATCAAATATCtgttaaaaagaagaataaatttttgtgaaaatatgGGCACCTTTGACCATTCTGCATGCTCAGGTATCACCCACTCACCTCGTCTGAGCCATTTTGTACTTTACCGAAATAtagttaacaaaataatcgcTCGgtctttttatctttatcaAGCGAAAGTCAatccaaaggggaaatacaATCACAAATGGATGCACACAACTACAAACAGGGCACgtcaaaaatatgaaaaaaattacatctATGACTTTACCAAATgtaagtttttttatttaacatacATCAGAGCAATAAttcgaggaagaagaagcggaaagCCACTCGGAAAAGGCGCACCACGTGGTCCTCGTGAAAAAGAAGCGGCACAGAAATTATCAACCCTAGCAGCATCTTAG